Proteins encoded together in one Sphingobacteriales bacterium window:
- a CDS encoding dihydroorotase has product MPDYLIRDALVVNEGDEFYASVYIRKGHIEFIGGQIPKIKSDFIEIDANGKWLFPGVIDVHVHFREPGLTHKADIFSESHAAVAGGVTSFIDMPNTQPKTLSIPLLKQKFSLASVSSRANYSFYLGASNDNLEEMKKAKENGAPGIKVFLGASTGNMLVDNESMIEKIFTEVPGIITVHAENEDIIQKNLKSYKQKYSSEIPFSAHADIRSAQACFEASQYAIRLARKYGTRLHLAHVSTLDELQLLDHQTDVAKKAITSETTVHHLLYDTSDYELFQGKIKCNPSIKGKEHKTALLKGLKDGVLDMIATDHAPHTLDEKMLPYPDCPSGIPFIQFSLPGLLEFYRKGIFTLPEIVRFTSHHPALAFKIKDRGFIREGYWADLVLVSPDKSMEVNKENILSKCGWSPLEGQVLQSSVFATFVSGNLSFLNLANVPFFNGKQLEFND; this is encoded by the coding sequence ATGCCCGATTACCTGATTCGGGATGCCCTTGTCGTAAACGAAGGGGATGAATTTTATGCTTCTGTCTATATTCGTAAGGGACATATCGAATTTATCGGAGGACAGATTCCGAAAATAAAATCTGATTTTATTGAAATTGATGCAAATGGGAAATGGCTGTTCCCCGGTGTGATAGATGTGCATGTACATTTCAGGGAACCAGGACTGACACACAAAGCTGATATATTCAGCGAGTCGCATGCTGCGGTAGCCGGTGGTGTTACTTCCTTTATCGATATGCCCAATACCCAGCCAAAAACGCTCAGTATTCCACTTTTAAAACAAAAATTTTCACTGGCATCAGTTAGTTCACGTGCAAATTATTCATTCTATCTCGGTGCATCCAATGACAATCTGGAAGAAATGAAAAAAGCAAAAGAAAACGGAGCACCCGGAATAAAAGTCTTTTTAGGAGCCTCTACCGGAAATATGCTGGTGGATAATGAAAGTATGATAGAAAAAATTTTCACTGAAGTCCCCGGAATAATTACCGTTCATGCTGAAAATGAGGACATTATACAAAAAAACCTGAAATCTTACAAGCAAAAATATTCTTCAGAGATTCCCTTTTCTGCCCATGCCGACATCCGCTCTGCACAGGCTTGTTTTGAAGCCAGTCAATACGCCATCAGGCTTGCCCGGAAATACGGTACCCGCCTCCACCTGGCCCATGTTTCCACCCTTGATGAATTGCAACTTCTTGATCATCAGACTGATGTTGCAAAAAAGGCCATTACCTCCGAAACCACCGTTCATCATTTGCTTTACGATACCTCTGATTACGAACTTTTTCAGGGGAAGATCAAATGTAATCCCTCCATTAAAGGCAAAGAGCATAAAACCGCCCTGTTGAAAGGCTTAAAAGATGGGGTTCTTGACATGATAGCCACCGACCATGCCCCTCATACCCTTGACGAGAAAATGCTTCCCTATCCCGACTGTCCGTCCGGTATTCCTTTTATCCAGTTTTCTCTCCCGGGCCTGCTTGAATTTTACAGAAAAGGAATATTTACTTTACCTGAAATTGTCAGATTTACCAGCCATCATCCGGCATTAGCCTTTAAAATAAAGGACAGGGGCTTTATTCGGGAAGGTTACTGGGCCGACCTCGTGCTGGTTTCTCCCGATAAATCAATGGAGGTTAACAAGGAAAACATCCTCTCAAAATGCGGGTGGTCACCTCTTGAAGGACAAGTATTGCAATCATCAGTTTTTGCCACTTTTGTCAGTGGCAATCTGAGTTTTCTTAACCTTGCCAATGTTCCATTCTTCAACGGCAAACAACTTGAATTTAATGATTAA